In the Streptomyces fradiae ATCC 10745 = DSM 40063 genome, AAACCGACCCCCCGACCGTCGGCCGGGGACCGGAACACGCCAACTCCCTTCTCAGCATGCGGAATCATCGTTGACGGCACCGGCCGACCGTACGGTACGGTGACGCGCACAGCGCATCACCCACCGACCTTGGGACTTCGGGGGAGGGAGCGGGCAGCGTGCCGGACACGGCGGAACTCGACGGAATTCGGACACTGGACGAGTTCGTCCTGCATCTGCGCGCGCTGAAGACGCGGACGGGAAATCCGTCCATCACCGAGATAACGCGGCGCGTGCACCGCGACTGGCGCCGCGAGGGCCGCCCGAGAAGCGAACTCCCCGCCCGTTCGACCGTGGGGAACTGCTTCCAGACGGGCCGCCGGCGGCCGAATCCCGATCTCCTGCTCGCGGTCGTCAGGGCCCTCACCGGCGACGACCGCGCGGTGGTGGCCGCCTGGAGCCGCGCCCTGCACCACGCCCTGGGCGAGGCGGCGGCCGGCCCCGGCGTCCGGGTCACCGACCGGCTCGCGCCGCCGCCCGACGGCCCGCTCGTCCACACCGCCGTCGTGGCCGAGGCGCTGCGCCTCGCCGACCTCCCCGGCAGTGGCCGCACGGTCGTCCTGGAGGGCCCGGCGGGCACCGGCAAGACGACCCTGGCGCACGCGCTCGCCCGCCGCCTGGCCGCCGCCCGGCGCGCCGACGGCCCCGTCCTCGTCGTCGACCTGCACGGCACCCACCCGCAGGCGCCTCCGGCGAGCCCGTTCACCGTGCTCGGGCACCTGCTGGGCGCCCTCGGCGTGCCCCCGGCCCGCGTGCCCTCCTCCACGGACGGCCGCTCCGTCCTGCTGCGCCGCCTCCTGGCCGGTTCCGGCACCGTGCTGCTGCTCGACGACGCGTACGACGCCGCCCAGGTCCGGCCGCTGCTGCCGGGGCCCCGCGCCGGCCACACCCTGGTCACCACGCGGCGCCTCCCGGCCGCCTGGCCGGAGCTGGGCGGCCGGGTGCGGGTGCCGCCGTGCGACCCCGCCGACTCGCTGCGCGTCCTGCGGGGCGTGGCGGGCGCCGCCCGGATCGACACGGACCCGCGGGCGGCGCGGCTGATCGCCGAGGCGGTCGGCCATCTGCCGCAGGCGCTGACCCTGGTGGCCCACCACGTCGCCGCCCACCCGGACTGGCCGCTGGCCGACTACCACGAGCACGTCGTCGCCTCGCTGGTGCTGCGCGGCGGCATGGGCCGGTCCTTCGCCGCGTCCGAGCGCTCGGTGTCCCCCGAGGCGCGCCGGCTGCTGCGGCTGCTGACCCTCCAACCCGCCGCGCACGCCGCGCACGCCGACGTGACCGCCGCCGCCCGGCTCGCCGGCACCGGGCCCGCGCGGGCGCGGGCGCTCCTGGCCGAGCTGGTCGCGGCGGCGCTGGTGGAGGAGGTGGGGCCCGGCCTGTACGCGCTGGGGCGCATGGTGCACGCCTACGCCCGCGCGCGGCTGCGCCTCGACGAGCCCGTCAGCCGCGTCCAGGAGGCCCTGGCCCGCCTGCACCGGCCCCCGGCACGCAGCGCGCAGACGGTGGGCAACTGACGGGACGTCGCCCCGAGGTGCGCCGCCCGGCGGTGGCGCACGGGGACGGGGGCGAGGGAGGAGGCGGGGTGTGGCACGGATCACCCGCGGACCACCTGCGGACCACCGGCCGGCGGCCACGGCCGGGTGCGGGCGGCTCCGCGGGCGCGGCATGAGGGTGACGCGGGCGTGTCGCGACGCCGGTGCCCGGCGGGGGCTCCACACACTGGGAAGGGCGCCGGGGCCACCGCCTCCGGCTCGCGCGGGCGTCCCACGGACCGGCGAAACCGCTGGTCAGATCGTTCCTGCCAGGAGACCGCTGGTGGGGCGGGTGGGACTCGAACCCACGGCCGACGGATTATGAGTCCGCTGCTCTAACCGGCTGAGCTACCGCCCCGTGCGGCGCGTCGCGCACATTTGTGCGCGCCGTCTGCCGCAGCATAGCCGCTCATACGATCTCCTGCTTCGGATGGTCGGCAACGCACGCCCTGAAGGACGGAGCCCCGCGCCGGATGGTTCCGGAAGCGGTGCGGAACGGGCCCCGGGGGCGTCGGCGGACCGCCCCGGGAACGCCGAAGAGGGCCCCGCTCGGGGCCCTCCTCCGGTACCGCTCCCCCGACTGGACTCGAACCAGTAACCCTCCGGTTAACAGCCGAATGCTCTGCCAATTGAGCTACAGGGGATCGCGCTCCCCCGACTGGACTCGAACCAGTAACCTGCCGGTTAACAGCCGGCTGCTCTGCCAATTGAGCTACAGGGGATTGCTGCGTTGCACCGAACGTACCCACCTGGGGTCTCCCGGGCGGCGCTCGCTCGCTGCGACACATACATTAGCGCAAGCTGGGGGGTGCTCCGCCAATCGGTATCGCCCCGGACCCGGGTGTGACCTCCGCCCCCGCGGGCAGGCGGCCGGCACCGAGGCCTACGGAGAAGGGTGACAGCCATGCGGTACAAGCTCACGTTCGTCGTCGGACTGGCCGTCGGGTACGTCCTGGGGACGCGGGCCGGGCGCGAGCGGTACGAGCAGCTGCGCCAGTCGGCGCGGCAGCTCTCGGCCAACCCCGCCGTGCGCAACGCCGCGGAGTCGGCCGCGCAGACCGGCCGCCAGGTCGCCGGCCGGGCGTACCACGCGGTCAGCGAGAAGGTCGGCGACCGGATGCCGGAGTCCGTCACCGAGCGGGTGCGCTCGCTGCGGGAGCAGAACCGGGGCGCCGAGGACGACTGGGGCACCTCCAACACCTGACCGGCGCCCCGCGCTCACCGGAGCCCCGCGCGCCCCGCGCGCCGGGGCTCCCGCCGTCTTCCGGCCCGGTCGGGAACGGGCCGGAGTACGGCAGAATCTCCTTCATGGGGATAGTCGCCGGGTTGGACAGTTCGTCGGGTTTCACGCGCGTCGTCGTCTGCGACACGGACACGGGCGCCGTCCTGCGCCAGGGGTACGCCGCCCACCCCGTGGAGCCGAAGGCCGCGGACGTCGATCCGCAGGCGTGGCTCCTCTCGCTCGGCGAGGCCGCCGCGGGCGGGCTGCTGGAGGGCGTGCAGGCGATCGGTGTGTGCGCGCAGGCGCACGGCCTCGTCGCGCTCGACCAGCAGGGCGCCGCCGTGCGGCCCGCGATGGTCGGCAACGACAAGCGGGCACAGGTCGCCGCCGCGGACCTGGTCGAGGCGCTGGGCGGCCGGCAGGCGTGGGCGGACGCCGTGGGCTGCGTGCCGCAGGCGGCCCAGCCGGTGGCGAAGCTGCGCTGGCTGGCCCGCACCGAGCCGGAGGCCGCGCGGCGGGTGGCCGCCGTGCTCCAGCCGCAGGACTGGCTGGTGTGGCAGCTCCTGGGGCGGCCGGCGCGGCGCACCACGGACCGGGGCGGCGCGTCGGGCACGGGCTACTGGTCGGCGGCCA is a window encoding:
- a CDS encoding AAA family ATPase, with protein sequence MPDTAELDGIRTLDEFVLHLRALKTRTGNPSITEITRRVHRDWRREGRPRSELPARSTVGNCFQTGRRRPNPDLLLAVVRALTGDDRAVVAAWSRALHHALGEAAAGPGVRVTDRLAPPPDGPLVHTAVVAEALRLADLPGSGRTVVLEGPAGTGKTTLAHALARRLAAARRADGPVLVVDLHGTHPQAPPASPFTVLGHLLGALGVPPARVPSSTDGRSVLLRRLLAGSGTVLLLDDAYDAAQVRPLLPGPRAGHTLVTTRRLPAAWPELGGRVRVPPCDPADSLRVLRGVAGAARIDTDPRAARLIAEAVGHLPQALTLVAHHVAAHPDWPLADYHEHVVASLVLRGGMGRSFAASERSVSPEARRLLRLLTLQPAAHAAHADVTAAARLAGTGPARARALLAELVAAALVEEVGPGLYALGRMVHAYARARLRLDEPVSRVQEALARLHRPPARSAQTVGN